The following coding sequences are from one Desulfosoma caldarium window:
- a CDS encoding peroxiredoxin family protein, whose amino-acid sequence MRRLKTFPAKLFVLLLFGACLAWAGWAHAESGLPDVGGTFPSIALEAPKDPAMRDYLGLGEAQTFTVDQVDADLVVVEIFSMYCPYCQREAPVVNAFYELAQKKNRPGKTVKILGIGAGNTAFEVDVFAKKYKVPFPLIADGDYSVHKTLGQVRTPYFIAVRRGPDGKRSVVYSQAGSIGSPEDFYRRLMGP is encoded by the coding sequence ATGAGGCGGCTTAAGACTTTTCCTGCGAAACTTTTTGTTCTTCTCCTTTTTGGAGCGTGCCTGGCATGGGCGGGGTGGGCTCATGCCGAATCGGGTTTGCCCGATGTGGGCGGCACCTTCCCCTCCATCGCACTGGAAGCGCCCAAGGATCCGGCCATGCGGGACTATCTTGGTCTCGGCGAAGCCCAAACCTTTACCGTGGACCAAGTGGATGCCGATCTGGTGGTGGTGGAAATCTTCAGCATGTATTGCCCGTACTGTCAAAGGGAAGCGCCGGTGGTGAACGCCTTTTACGAACTGGCTCAGAAAAAAAACCGGCCGGGCAAGACCGTGAAGATTCTCGGCATCGGGGCGGGCAACACGGCGTTTGAAGTGGATGTTTTTGCCAAGAAATATAAAGTGCCTTTTCCCCTGATTGCCGATGGAGACTACAGCGTGCACAAAACCTTGGGACAGGTGCGCACTCCGTATTTCATCGCCGTCCGGAGAGGACCCGACGGCAAGCGCTCCGTCGTGTATTCTCAAGCGGGCAGTATTGGATCGCCTGAAGATTTTTACCGCCGGCTCATGGGGCCTTAA
- a CDS encoding multiheme c-type cytochrome translates to MKKGRPFVLFIVLGALFYGEGLPGRLHAAPHSAETQDCLSCHIQATPGIVSDWQQSRHAQVTPAEAMAVEPLSRKVSASEVPQGLKSHSVGCAECHTVRAEAHKDTVEHNGYSMYVVVSPEDCRTCHQEEAVQYQRNLMAHAHDNLMKNPLYGQLIQAINGLQTLEGTSLQTLPPMAHTNEDSCLNCHGTDVRVQGTVSRDTDFDTMDFVVLSGWPNVGVGRRNPDGSNGSCASCHARHSFSIEVARKPETCSQCHKGPDVPAYKIYSVSKHGNLYGALKGQWNFSNVPWVVGKDMKAPTCATCHVSLLVDEAKNVVAKRSHAMNDRLPWRIFGLIYAHPHPREARVHTIKNAKGLALPTELDGSWVSRALIDADEQDRRRATMQAVCSACHGTQWVHGHWQRFEKTIEETNRMTKTATDIMVQSWKEKRSRGLPDNPFDEPLEKRWVEQWFFFANSIRFSSAMMGADYSVFDNGRWFQSKGLREMEWLERMGSLQSTRR, encoded by the coding sequence GTGAAGAAAGGTCGCCCCTTTGTTCTATTCATAGTTCTCGGCGCGCTGTTTTACGGCGAGGGATTGCCGGGACGGCTTCATGCCGCGCCGCACAGCGCCGAAACCCAAGACTGTTTGTCATGTCACATCCAAGCCACGCCGGGCATTGTTTCCGACTGGCAACAAAGCCGCCACGCGCAAGTGACGCCTGCCGAGGCCATGGCCGTAGAGCCCCTTTCTCGCAAAGTGAGTGCCTCGGAAGTGCCGCAGGGTCTCAAAAGTCACAGTGTGGGGTGTGCCGAATGCCATACCGTGCGCGCCGAAGCGCACAAGGACACCGTGGAGCACAACGGCTACAGCATGTACGTGGTGGTGAGCCCGGAGGATTGCCGCACCTGCCATCAGGAAGAAGCGGTGCAGTATCAGCGCAACCTCATGGCCCATGCCCACGACAACCTGATGAAAAATCCTTTGTATGGTCAATTGATTCAAGCCATCAACGGCCTTCAGACTCTTGAGGGAACGTCCCTTCAAACCCTGCCCCCCATGGCTCATACCAATGAGGACTCGTGCCTCAATTGCCACGGCACAGATGTTCGAGTTCAGGGCACTGTTTCCCGGGACACGGACTTCGACACGATGGATTTTGTCGTGCTTTCCGGCTGGCCCAATGTGGGGGTCGGTCGCCGAAATCCCGATGGATCCAACGGTTCGTGTGCGTCCTGCCATGCACGCCATAGCTTTTCCATTGAAGTGGCTCGAAAGCCGGAAACATGCAGCCAGTGCCACAAGGGGCCCGATGTTCCCGCCTACAAGATCTACAGTGTGAGCAAGCACGGCAACCTTTACGGTGCGCTCAAAGGGCAATGGAATTTTTCCAACGTGCCGTGGGTGGTGGGCAAGGATATGAAGGCGCCGACTTGTGCCACGTGCCATGTGAGTTTGCTGGTGGATGAGGCCAAGAACGTGGTGGCCAAACGTTCCCATGCCATGAACGATCGGCTTCCTTGGCGCATATTCGGCCTCATCTATGCCCATCCCCATCCTCGAGAAGCCCGGGTGCACACCATCAAAAATGCCAAAGGCCTGGCCTTGCCCACGGAACTAGACGGCTCCTGGGTGTCCCGTGCCCTCATCGATGCGGACGAACAGGACAGGCGGCGCGCCACCATGCAGGCGGTGTGTTCTGCTTGTCATGGAACCCAATGGGTTCACGGGCATTGGCAACGTTTTGAAAAAACCATTGAAGAAACCAACCGCATGACCAAAACGGCCACGGACATCATGGTTCAGTCGTGGAAAGAGAAGCGCTCCAGAGGCCTTCCGGACAATCCCTTTGACGAACCTCTGGAAAAGAGATGGGTGGAACAATGGTTCTTTTTCGCCAATTCCATTCGCTTTTCATCAGCCATGATGGGGGCTGACTATAGTGTGTTTGACAATGGGCGTTGGTTCCAATCCAAGGGGCTTCGGGAGATGGAGTGGCTTGAGCGCATGGGGTCGCTCCAGTCGACCAGGAGGTGA
- a CDS encoding ZIP family metal transporter — protein MGNSLIVENLWDTFHARSSVAQALAATLFTWFMTALGASAVFWRRSFSQRFLDAMLGYAAGVMMAASYWSLLEPALKLSQEASLPWMPAAAGFLAGGLFLRGIDAVLPHVHLGFPTTEAEGWPTRWRRSILLVLAITIHNIPEGLAVGVAFGAASAHIPEATVSGAVALALGIGLQNLPEGTAVSVPLRREGLGRLQSFWYGQLSGAVEPVAAVFGAAMAATFLALLPYALSFAAGAMIYVVVEEVIPEAQRGGHTDVVTMACLLGFVSMMILDVALG, from the coding sequence ATGGGAAATAGCCTGATTGTGGAAAACCTTTGGGACACCTTTCATGCCCGCTCCTCGGTGGCTCAGGCCCTGGCGGCGACCCTTTTTACCTGGTTCATGACGGCTCTTGGGGCTTCTGCCGTTTTCTGGCGCCGGTCTTTTTCCCAGAGGTTTCTGGATGCCATGCTGGGTTATGCGGCAGGGGTCATGATGGCCGCCAGTTATTGGTCTCTTTTGGAGCCGGCGTTGAAGCTTTCGCAAGAGGCGTCCCTGCCGTGGATGCCCGCCGCCGCGGGTTTTTTAGCGGGAGGCCTTTTCCTTCGCGGGATCGATGCGGTGTTGCCCCATGTGCACTTGGGTTTTCCAACGACCGAAGCCGAGGGTTGGCCTACGCGATGGCGGCGCAGCATTTTGCTGGTTTTGGCCATCACGATCCATAACATTCCGGAAGGCCTAGCCGTGGGCGTGGCGTTCGGGGCCGCGTCCGCCCATATTCCTGAAGCGACCGTTTCGGGCGCCGTAGCTTTGGCTTTGGGCATCGGGTTGCAGAATCTACCGGAAGGCACGGCGGTTTCCGTTCCCCTTCGGCGCGAAGGTCTAGGGCGTTTGCAGAGTTTCTGGTACGGGCAATTGTCCGGGGCGGTGGAACCGGTGGCGGCGGTGTTTGGAGCCGCCATGGCGGCCACTTTCCTGGCGTTGCTTCCCTATGCCTTAAGTTTTGCTGCGGGGGCCATGATCTATGTGGTGGTGGAAGAAGTGATCCCGGAAGCGCAAAGGGGTGGTCACACGGATGTGGTCACCATGGCGTGCTTGCTGGGTTTTGTCTCCATGATGATCCTCGATGTGGCTTTGGGATGA
- a CDS encoding ferritin family protein — protein sequence MEPAGTSLVNLLCKALELKGKKEKLYQEAMASCEDAVGRETFRILYEAEQEHEKALSRINEELQAGKDWTAACRYEPSEQNLFQRLAHRISLDHDKLPEACTDEIKALDAGIQLEEACIRLFEEEMQQLTDPFQKEFLRRLSAEEREHHRVLQDLRFYYTDPQGWFMEKSRARLDGAGAVT from the coding sequence ATGGAACCGGCAGGAACCTCGCTGGTCAATCTTCTGTGCAAGGCCTTGGAACTTAAGGGAAAAAAAGAAAAGCTATACCAGGAGGCCATGGCGTCCTGTGAAGACGCTGTAGGGCGGGAGACGTTTCGTATCCTGTACGAAGCGGAGCAGGAACACGAAAAGGCCTTGTCGCGAATCAACGAAGAGCTGCAGGCAGGAAAGGACTGGACGGCTGCGTGTCGGTATGAGCCTTCAGAGCAGAACCTCTTTCAGCGCCTAGCCCATAGGATCTCCTTGGATCACGACAAGCTGCCCGAGGCGTGTACGGACGAAATCAAGGCTCTGGATGCCGGCATTCAACTGGAAGAGGCGTGCATTCGACTGTTTGAAGAAGAGATGCAGCAGCTGACGGATCCCTTCCAGAAGGAGTTCCTGAGGCGCCTGTCGGCCGAGGAGCGAGAACATCATAGAGTGCTTCAGGATTTGCGATTCTATTACACGGATCCTCAGGGATGGTTTATGGAAAAGAGCCGAGCGCGCTTGGACGGTGCCGGAGCCGTCACGTAG
- a CDS encoding ferritin translates to MLSEKMATALNDQINAELYSSYLYLAMAAYCREVGLNGCARWMEAQALEELSHAVKFYDFVTERGGRVLLRAVEAPPSRWDSPLAMFEHVAEHENKVTGLIHQLVDLAIAERDHATNNFLQWFVSEQVEEEASVGEIVQQMKLMGEAQGGLFMLDKELGQRVFTLPPGTTLVAPAVK, encoded by the coding sequence ATGTTGAGTGAAAAGATGGCCACAGCATTGAACGACCAGATCAACGCTGAACTGTATTCCTCGTACCTGTACTTGGCCATGGCGGCTTATTGTCGTGAGGTGGGCCTCAACGGCTGTGCCCGCTGGATGGAAGCTCAGGCCCTGGAAGAGTTGTCTCATGCGGTGAAATTCTACGACTTTGTCACCGAACGTGGCGGACGAGTGCTCTTGAGGGCCGTCGAAGCGCCGCCGAGCCGTTGGGATTCTCCTTTGGCCATGTTTGAACACGTCGCCGAGCACGAGAACAAGGTCACGGGCCTCATTCATCAGCTGGTGGATCTGGCCATTGCGGAAAGAGATCATGCCACCAACAATTTTCTGCAGTGGTTCGTTTCCGAGCAGGTGGAAGAGGAGGCCAGTGTCGGTGAGATCGTCCAGCAAATGAAGCTCATGGGCGAAGCCCAGGGCGGCCTTTTCATGCTGGACAAAGAGCTGGGCCAAAGGGTTTTTACCCTGCCTCCGGGAACGACCTTGGTGGCCCCCGCCGTCAAATAG
- a CDS encoding desulfoferrodoxin yields the protein MAERRQVYKCDVCGNIVEVLWGGQGELVCCGQPMVLQKEGVVDAAKEKHVPVVEKTADGYKVKVGSVAHPMEEKHYIQWIELVADDISYFHFLKPGDAPEATFCVQAQNVYAREYCNLHGLWKG from the coding sequence ATGGCGGAAAGACGACAAGTGTACAAGTGCGACGTCTGTGGAAACATCGTGGAAGTGCTTTGGGGAGGCCAGGGCGAATTAGTCTGCTGCGGCCAGCCCATGGTCCTGCAAAAGGAAGGCGTTGTGGACGCAGCCAAAGAAAAGCATGTGCCGGTGGTGGAAAAGACGGCCGACGGCTACAAGGTCAAGGTGGGCAGCGTGGCCCATCCCATGGAAGAAAAACACTACATTCAATGGATCGAGCTTGTTGCCGATGATATTTCCTACTTTCACTTCCTGAAGCCCGGGGACGCTCCCGAAGCCACTTTTTGTGTGCAGGCGCAAAATGTCTACGCGCGCGAGTACTGCAACCTTCACGGTCTGTGGAAGGGGTAA
- the tpx gene encoding thiol peroxidase, with the protein MQERPGAVTMKGSPLTLVGPVISVGDTAPDFEALNNDLQPVRLSQFKGKTVILSSVPSLDTPVCDMETRRFNQEAEKLGEDVVVLTVSMDLPFAQKRWCGAAGVTRVLTLSDHRNASFGQAYGVLIKELRLLARAVFVVGKDGVIKHVQLVKETSEEPDYDAVLKAVKA; encoded by the coding sequence ATGCAAGAAAGACCCGGCGCCGTCACCATGAAAGGCTCCCCCTTGACCCTCGTGGGGCCCGTCATATCCGTAGGAGATACGGCTCCTGATTTCGAAGCCCTCAACAATGATCTTCAACCCGTGCGCCTCTCCCAGTTCAAGGGAAAGACGGTCATCTTGTCTTCCGTGCCATCCCTGGATACGCCGGTATGCGATATGGAAACCCGGCGTTTTAATCAGGAAGCGGAAAAGTTGGGTGAAGACGTTGTCGTGCTGACCGTCAGCATGGACCTGCCCTTTGCCCAAAAGCGCTGGTGCGGTGCGGCGGGTGTGACGCGGGTCCTCACGCTTTCTGATCATCGAAACGCTTCCTTTGGGCAGGCTTACGGTGTACTCATCAAGGAATTACGCCTTCTGGCGCGAGCCGTCTTTGTGGTTGGAAAAGACGGCGTCATCAAGCACGTTCAATTGGTTAAAGAGACGAGCGAAGAACCCGACTACGATGCGGTCCTGAAGGCCGTCAAGGCGTGA